The following are encoded together in the uncultured Sphaerochaeta sp. genome:
- the cobS gene encoding adenosylcobinamide-GDP ribazoletransferase yields the protein MITLGLGGALRTLTRFPLPYRALEKEQRILFWFPFIGVLFGLFFVAVSLLPFSPQIRSALIIALSAYLSRGFHLDGLCDFADGLGGGWDKERSLAIMKDSHSGAFALITLFCVLLIQYAALQQLADIPLALMLVPVLGRLNQVIAASLMNYAREGEGTASRLVRAAKPYHLVLPLLQIIIALALLFIFSSEYALNAVSSFLATLLVCFFLMLVSKKRLGGVTGDVLGAVEVLTETAAMLGFLLPLASVALPR from the coding sequence GTGATCACACTCGGTCTTGGTGGTGCCCTGCGTACGCTTACACGGTTCCCTCTTCCTTATCGGGCCTTGGAGAAGGAGCAAAGAATACTGTTTTGGTTCCCTTTTATCGGGGTTCTCTTTGGTCTTTTCTTCGTAGCGGTCTCCCTGCTTCCTTTTTCACCCCAGATTCGCTCAGCGCTCATTATTGCACTCTCTGCCTACCTTTCACGGGGCTTCCACCTCGATGGACTCTGTGACTTTGCAGATGGGCTTGGAGGAGGATGGGACAAGGAACGTAGCTTGGCCATCATGAAGGACAGCCACAGCGGAGCCTTTGCCCTGATTACCCTGTTCTGTGTGCTCTTGATACAATACGCTGCCTTGCAGCAACTCGCCGATATTCCTTTGGCATTGATGCTGGTACCGGTTCTAGGAAGACTGAACCAGGTCATAGCAGCCTCCTTGATGAACTATGCAAGGGAAGGAGAGGGGACAGCCTCCCGCCTGGTACGTGCAGCAAAACCTTACCATCTTGTCCTTCCTCTCCTGCAGATAATAATCGCTCTAGCCCTGTTGTTTATTTTTTCGAGTGAGTATGCGTTGAATGCTGTATCTTCGTTCCTTGCTACACTCCTCGTTTGTTTCTTCCTGATGCTGGTCAGCAAAAAGCGACTTGGAGGGGTAACCGGCGATGTACTGGGTGCTGTGGAGGTGCTCACTGAGACTGCTGCCATGCTTGGATTTCTTCTCCCTCTTGC
- the cobU gene encoding bifunctional adenosylcobinamide kinase/adenosylcobinamide-phosphate guanylyltransferase, translating into MATIDMKKTLVKGYPLRPAKGTMVSTAGSMRIHTKIKSGVTLVIGGGRSGKSSYAQDYALGVCDGTQSRAYIATAEPIDEEMKARIAAHQKDRADRFITVEEPLDLAKAIQDLPPSVEVCIVDCLTVWLGNLLYHKGIPEERFPEEDALYEVLKHPPCEILLITNETGLGLIPADAESRSFRDLSGWMNQDLAEISTNVILMVAGLPLALKGKVL; encoded by the coding sequence ATGGCAACCATTGACATGAAGAAGACTCTTGTAAAGGGATATCCGCTTAGGCCTGCAAAAGGCACGATGGTCTCCACCGCCGGGTCCATGAGAATCCACACAAAGATCAAGAGTGGGGTTACACTGGTAATCGGCGGAGGAAGAAGTGGAAAGAGTTCCTATGCCCAGGATTATGCCCTGGGAGTATGTGACGGTACCCAGTCACGCGCCTATATTGCTACCGCTGAACCGATTGATGAGGAGATGAAGGCACGGATTGCTGCACATCAGAAGGATCGCGCTGATCGATTTATTACCGTTGAGGAACCCCTTGACCTAGCGAAAGCCATACAGGATCTTCCCCCATCAGTCGAGGTATGTATTGTTGACTGTCTTACTGTTTGGTTGGGAAACCTGCTTTATCATAAAGGAATTCCCGAGGAAAGATTTCCTGAGGAAGATGCTCTCTATGAGGTTCTCAAGCACCCCCCTTGTGAGATTCTCCTTATTACCAATGAAACAGGCCTTGGGCTTATTCCTGCAGATGCAGAGAGTCGTTCCTTCAGGGACCTGAGTGGATGGATGAATCAGGACCTAGCAGAGATTTCCACAAATGTAATTTTGATGGTTGCAGGCCTACCCCTTGCCCTTAAGGGAAAAGTCTTGTGA
- the cbiR gene encoding cobamide remodeling phosphodiesterase CbiR, which translates to MKHMRLGTTSYIIPDDILPNVRYLADKVDDIELVLFESEEMSNLPDEKTIRELARLGESHGLSYTVHFPLDIYPGSADLDERTRFMRTVERIISLTEPLEPFGYVLHLTPESYGPVPSEEVERWTTCLDMSLEMMISKYEAMRRMFCVETLSYPFSHVYPLVERYDLSVTLDIGHIWLMGYPMQDNLGLLLPRTRIAHLHGVHDGKDHLGLDKGDPTQIRQFLSALSKQTKKDNRERVLTLEVFSEAELNASLSLLEKSHDMMGKDWGGIYGNH; encoded by the coding sequence ATGAAGCATATGCGACTTGGAACAACAAGCTACATCATCCCAGATGATATTCTGCCAAATGTGCGGTATCTTGCAGACAAGGTGGATGATATTGAGCTGGTACTCTTTGAAAGTGAAGAAATGAGCAATCTGCCTGATGAGAAAACCATCAGGGAACTTGCCCGATTGGGTGAATCACACGGTTTAAGCTACACCGTGCATTTCCCCTTGGATATCTATCCCGGTTCAGCCGATCTGGATGAGCGAACGAGATTCATGCGAACCGTTGAGAGGATCATCTCCCTTACTGAGCCTCTTGAGCCTTTTGGTTATGTATTGCACCTCACCCCAGAGTCCTATGGACCGGTGCCCTCCGAGGAAGTAGAGCGTTGGACAACATGTCTTGATATGAGTCTTGAGATGATGATATCGAAGTATGAGGCTATGCGAAGGATGTTTTGTGTTGAGACCTTGAGTTATCCATTCTCGCATGTGTATCCGCTGGTGGAGCGCTATGATCTCTCTGTTACGCTCGATATCGGACATATCTGGCTGATGGGGTACCCCATGCAGGATAATCTGGGCTTGCTCTTACCAAGAACCCGCATTGCACACCTTCACGGCGTTCATGACGGTAAGGATCATCTGGGTCTGGATAAGGGAGACCCTACACAGATACGCCAGTTCCTCTCTGCCTTATCCAAACAAACCAAAAAAGACAACAGAGAGAGGGTACTCACCTTGGAAGTATTTTCTGAGGCAGAGTTGAACGCTTCCCTCTCCCTCTTGGAGAAAAGCCATGATATGATGGGAAAAGACTGGGGAGGTATATATGGCAACCATTGA
- the cobT gene encoding nicotinate-nucleotide--dimethylbenzimidazole phosphoribosyltransferase has protein sequence MSIKAIDYSRQAVYETQLLAKAMPPNSLGKLASLALKLALIKEGPLDSLSLLLFAADHGVVVEGVTHSPQQITYQQCCNFASGGGACSLFASLNHATLSVIDVGVNHTFAEHDAVIDCKIGYGTRNFLQGPAMEREQCLQAMEAGRNRVRVAIKTGAQAIAFGEMGVGNTTSASAVAAALTNLPVSAISGKGSGLSDAELQHKIAVIEQALVLHPERDPLTVLCNLGGYEIAAICGGMLEAAEDSLPILLDGFVVTSAALVALAMDEHIHEYLIPCHQSGMQGHRRMLEALGCGQPLLDLQMQLGEGTGALAAWPLVRLASHLLTDMTSFSDAQVTDSTKLLQSMGLV, from the coding sequence ATGTCAATCAAAGCAATCGACTACAGCCGGCAAGCGGTTTATGAAACCCAGTTGCTTGCAAAGGCAATGCCCCCAAACAGTCTCGGGAAACTCGCATCCCTTGCGCTCAAACTGGCGCTTATCAAGGAGGGCCCTCTTGATTCCCTTTCTCTCTTGCTGTTTGCAGCCGACCATGGGGTGGTGGTGGAGGGTGTAACCCATAGTCCTCAGCAAATTACCTATCAGCAGTGCTGTAATTTTGCCTCCGGTGGCGGTGCATGCAGTTTGTTTGCGTCCTTGAACCATGCAACGCTTTCAGTAATTGATGTTGGGGTTAACCATACATTTGCTGAACATGATGCAGTCATCGATTGCAAAATTGGGTATGGGACAAGAAATTTCTTGCAAGGACCTGCTATGGAACGTGAGCAATGCCTGCAGGCGATGGAAGCCGGGAGAAATAGGGTTAGAGTGGCAATAAAGACAGGGGCTCAGGCGATTGCATTTGGAGAGATGGGGGTGGGGAATACCACCAGTGCTTCGGCTGTAGCTGCTGCCCTTACCAATCTTCCAGTTTCGGCGATATCAGGAAAAGGATCGGGTCTCAGTGATGCCGAGCTTCAACATAAGATTGCAGTCATTGAACAAGCCTTGGTCCTGCATCCCGAGAGAGATCCTCTTACTGTGCTCTGCAATCTTGGAGGGTATGAAATTGCTGCCATCTGTGGTGGAATGCTGGAAGCAGCTGAGGATTCCCTCCCTATTCTGCTTGATGGGTTTGTGGTAACCAGTGCGGCGTTGGTAGCACTGGCCATGGATGAGCATATCCATGAATACCTCATCCCCTGCCATCAATCAGGCATGCAGGGGCATAGAAGAATGCTGGAGGCGCTTGGTTGTGGCCAGCCTCTTTTGGACCTACAGATGCAACTCGGGGAGGGGACCGGCGCATTGGCGGCTTGGCCCCTGGTACGTCTGGCTAGCCATCTGCTTACCGATATGACCAGCTTCTCTGATGCGCAGGTAACAGATAGCACGAAGCTGTTACAGTCAATGGGGCTGGTATGA
- a CDS encoding DMT family transporter, translating into MNQALYLFLDMMTGMIISIMVVSNTLLGQATTMGVSLIVNHMIGLVILSLILFLGRKKQAINGPGRKVPWYLMFNGLFGLAILNLNYTTVVHTGASLAMASTVFGQSFCSLVFDLTGWMGMQKRSLNRTKIFSLSVSAMGIIIMASGGTANFALLYVMLGILAGALTMTQMVLNSTLALYEGPIRASHRNFIGGLLAGLVFYFLFQKDATIVGIQTIPQIPLLLVLGGGILAVFVVVSTSYVIVKIPAVYSALLLSSAQILMSLLIDYLFFNSFSLPLLVGALLMLLGMAGNLAADRKPRP; encoded by the coding sequence ATGAATCAGGCACTTTATCTCTTCCTCGACATGATGACCGGTATGATCATCTCCATCATGGTGGTTTCCAACACCCTCCTGGGACAGGCTACCACCATGGGTGTCTCATTAATCGTCAATCATATGATTGGATTGGTCATCCTCTCCCTTATCCTGTTCCTTGGCAGGAAGAAGCAAGCCATCAATGGCCCAGGAAGAAAAGTCCCCTGGTATCTCATGTTCAATGGCCTGTTCGGTCTCGCCATTTTGAACCTGAATTATACGACCGTCGTACATACCGGAGCATCGCTTGCAATGGCTTCCACCGTATTCGGGCAGAGTTTCTGTTCATTGGTTTTTGACCTCACTGGTTGGATGGGAATGCAAAAACGTAGTCTTAACCGAACAAAGATTTTCAGTTTGAGTGTCAGTGCTATGGGAATCATCATCATGGCGAGCGGAGGTACAGCGAACTTTGCTTTGCTGTATGTTATGCTAGGCATCCTTGCCGGCGCACTTACCATGACACAGATGGTACTCAACAGTACACTTGCCCTCTATGAGGGGCCTATACGTGCCTCACATAGGAATTTCATCGGCGGGCTGTTGGCAGGCTTGGTCTTCTATTTCCTGTTTCAGAAGGATGCAACAATCGTTGGCATTCAAACCATACCCCAGATTCCGCTGTTGCTTGTTTTAGGTGGAGGAATTCTGGCAGTTTTTGTCGTGGTAAGTACTAGTTATGTCATCGTGAAGATTCCTGCTGTTTACTCTGCACTCCTGCTCTCATCTGCCCAGATCCTGATGAGTCTCTTGATCGATTATCTCTTCTTTAACAGTTTCAGCCTACCACTTCTCGTAGGAGCTCTCTTGATGTTGCTAGGGATGGCAGGGAATCTGGCTGCAGACAGGAAGCCTAGGCCTTAG
- a CDS encoding DNA repair protein — protein MIDFPTLSTEEAAHYLNPPFIHSQEGYESFIQTILGFYENHGREFVWRETTDPYRILLSEVMLQQTQTIRVIPKYESFLSLWPTLKDLAEVALDELLYHWKGLGYNRRALNLRKSAIACEKWDWNLPKKQAELLSLPGVGKATAAAIGAFSYRERTIYLETNIRRVLLHCFYPDQEGVKDKDLELLLARLVQLVEDPKAWYYALMDFGVLLKHLLPNPNMRSAHYTKQAKFENSNRQIRGQLIHLLADTGEKGQEQITTLLSHFEEERVLYCLGQLEKEGFVEEMEGTYRIAKA, from the coding sequence ATGATTGATTTCCCCACACTCTCAACGGAAGAAGCAGCGCACTATCTGAATCCTCCTTTCATCCATAGTCAAGAAGGGTATGAATCCTTCATACAGACAATTCTTGGCTTTTATGAAAATCATGGAAGAGAGTTCGTCTGGAGAGAGACCACCGACCCCTATCGGATCCTGCTCTCTGAGGTAATGCTTCAACAGACCCAAACCATTCGTGTCATTCCCAAGTATGAGTCGTTTCTCTCCCTGTGGCCAACACTCAAAGACTTGGCTGAGGTGGCGCTGGATGAGTTGCTGTACCACTGGAAAGGATTGGGCTATAACCGAAGGGCTCTGAATCTCCGTAAGAGTGCCATTGCATGTGAAAAGTGGGATTGGAACCTACCCAAGAAGCAGGCTGAACTGCTCTCCTTGCCTGGAGTAGGGAAAGCAACCGCAGCTGCCATTGGTGCATTCAGTTACCGAGAGAGAACCATCTACCTTGAAACGAACATACGCAGAGTCTTGCTCCACTGTTTTTATCCTGACCAGGAAGGCGTGAAGGACAAGGATTTGGAATTGTTGCTTGCTCGTTTAGTACAGTTGGTTGAGGACCCCAAAGCGTGGTATTACGCCCTGATGGATTTTGGTGTCTTGCTTAAACATCTTCTTCCCAATCCCAATATGAGAAGTGCCCACTATACAAAACAGGCAAAATTCGAGAACTCCAACCGACAGATACGTGGACAGTTGATTCATCTGCTTGCTGATACCGGGGAAAAAGGACAGGAACAGATCACCACATTGCTCTCCCACTTTGAAGAAGAACGTGTACTGTACTGTCTTGGGCAGTTGGAAAAAGAGGGCTTTGTTGAGGAAATGGAAGGTACCTATCGGATAGCTAAGGCCTAG
- a CDS encoding AI-2E family transporter, whose amino-acid sequence MTEKPFSGNKYIQIFLGVIVTLAVFAALKMSKDVMIPLVLSFFCYLLFSPLLRRLDRLHVPKIISVIFVMALLLFLFLATGWFIIITVDTLVDLVPFYVEKVVSLDRLLTSRASSFIDLPEGASFLSILPVNWSNIAISSLTSISNKFLSITKVALLVYIFVLFLLLERQSVIPKLLAAIPRSKGMKVAVMFERITRQTSKYLLLKVVISLCTGALFFLTAVVTGLDLPILWGVLAFIFNFIPSIGSVIVTTIVIFMSLIQFAPDWTNVFYVAILAISTQMILGNIIDPRLQGGQLNLSPFVILVSLSLWGFIWGLPGMFISVPLTSVLQILCANIKSLRPVAILISSGKSYQRETAKQKALERYLRKQDKLKRGEQPTAEHIHEAQEKEAHEEYHRGDFVLPENFGDKK is encoded by the coding sequence ATGACAGAAAAACCGTTCTCAGGAAATAAGTACATCCAAATATTCCTTGGTGTCATTGTAACATTGGCAGTATTTGCTGCTTTAAAGATGTCGAAAGACGTTATGATTCCCCTCGTTCTATCGTTTTTCTGTTATCTGTTATTCAGTCCATTACTTCGTAGGCTTGATAGACTCCATGTACCCAAAATCATCTCAGTCATCTTCGTTATGGCTCTGTTGCTCTTCCTGTTTCTTGCTACAGGCTGGTTCATCATTATCACAGTCGATACCTTAGTTGATCTCGTGCCATTCTATGTAGAGAAAGTGGTCTCACTGGACCGACTGCTGACCAGCAGGGCAAGTTCCTTTATTGATCTTCCTGAAGGGGCTTCCTTCCTATCCATACTGCCCGTGAACTGGTCGAATATTGCCATCAGTAGCCTGACCTCCATCAGCAACAAGTTCCTCTCGATCACCAAGGTTGCACTGTTGGTCTATATTTTTGTGCTTTTCCTGTTGCTGGAACGGCAGAGCGTCATTCCCAAGTTGCTGGCAGCCATTCCTCGAAGCAAAGGAATGAAAGTTGCTGTCATGTTTGAACGCATTACCCGCCAGACCTCCAAATATCTGTTGCTGAAAGTGGTAATCAGCCTATGCACCGGTGCACTCTTCTTTCTCACCGCAGTGGTCACTGGCCTTGATCTTCCCATTCTCTGGGGAGTCCTGGCATTCATATTCAACTTCATACCTTCCATTGGTTCAGTCATTGTGACAACCATTGTCATTTTTATGTCCTTGATCCAGTTTGCACCCGATTGGACCAATGTCTTTTACGTGGCGATCCTTGCAATAAGCACCCAGATGATCCTGGGGAACATCATTGACCCCCGCCTGCAAGGCGGTCAGCTCAATCTATCGCCTTTTGTTATTCTTGTCTCACTTTCTCTCTGGGGCTTCATCTGGGGACTCCCCGGGATGTTTATCTCTGTACCCCTGACCAGTGTGTTGCAGATTCTCTGTGCAAATATCAAGAGTCTCAGGCCGGTTGCCATCCTGATAAGCAGTGGAAAAAGCTATCAACGGGAAACGGCAAAGCAAAAAGCGCTGGAGCGTTATCTGCGGAAGCAAGATAAGCTCAAGAGGGGAGAACAACCCACCGCTGAACACATCCATGAAGCACAGGAGAAGGAAGCCCATGAGGAATACCACAGGGGTGACTTCGTCCTTCCGGAGAATTTTGGCGACAAGAAATGA
- a CDS encoding RNA methyltransferase: MDQQTNLDRIQIVLVDTQDGANIGSTCRAMKTMGITHLVLVSDREYDENRVRTLALHASDVWEQAKRFSSLKEALAGSVLSVAATRRRGKFRKHSSLNPTQLAEVVQKTGDGLISIVFGRESDGLTDDEVAMCSQVVTIPTSDQFPSLNLSQAVQIITYCLYDTIKTYPEGANPVTQGRCEEAALKACDALDEIGYFKLGQEKLWTFRFLRDVFVRSALTESEIQKMEKVFVKTARIKAHKNKEQDD, translated from the coding sequence ATGGACCAACAAACCAATTTGGATAGGATTCAAATCGTACTGGTTGATACACAGGATGGAGCCAATATTGGCTCAACCTGTCGAGCCATGAAGACCATGGGTATTACCCATTTGGTCTTGGTGAGTGATCGTGAATACGATGAGAACCGTGTAAGAACGCTTGCATTACATGCCAGCGATGTCTGGGAGCAAGCGAAGCGATTCTCTTCACTCAAGGAGGCACTTGCAGGAAGTGTACTCAGTGTTGCCGCTACAAGAAGAAGAGGAAAGTTTCGTAAGCATAGCTCGCTCAACCCCACCCAATTGGCTGAGGTGGTACAGAAGACCGGTGACGGTCTTATCTCAATCGTCTTCGGACGAGAGTCCGACGGACTAACTGATGATGAGGTGGCCATGTGCAGTCAGGTGGTAACCATACCAACCAGCGACCAGTTTCCCTCTCTCAATCTATCTCAAGCGGTCCAAATCATCACCTACTGTCTTTACGATACCATCAAGACATACCCTGAGGGGGCAAACCCGGTAACCCAAGGACGGTGCGAGGAGGCAGCGCTTAAAGCGTGTGATGCACTCGATGAGATCGGGTACTTCAAACTAGGCCAGGAGAAACTCTGGACTTTCCGCTTCCTTCGCGATGTATTTGTACGCTCTGCTCTCACTGAAAGTGAAATACAGAAGATGGAAAAGGTCTTTGTCAAAACAGCCAGGATCAAGGCCCATAAGAACAAGGAGCAAGATGACTGA
- a CDS encoding glycerophosphodiester phosphodiesterase has product MTDSFFDPMPRVVAHRGDSAHFPENTLSAFLSACTLGVDVIETDVHLSKDGQLVIWHDETLDRNTDGSGRVEDHTLTELKTYDAGYTFTPDNGETFPFREKGVQLCTLREALEACPSQRFNIDLKSKDPAIVDTFIEVVHSVQATKRIVAASFHLSNLKLLRKKAPDILTSVTTFEVVPLLALQKLHLLFGKKHSIIFQVPTRQWGIEVITPSFIQTMHNKGSIIQVWTINEEAEMRRLYQMGVDSVMTDKPALAIKVATELGLR; this is encoded by the coding sequence ATGACTGATTCCTTTTTTGACCCAATGCCTCGGGTGGTAGCCCACCGAGGGGATAGTGCACACTTCCCAGAGAACACACTCAGTGCCTTCCTGAGTGCATGTACATTGGGGGTCGATGTCATCGAGACCGATGTACATCTGAGTAAGGACGGCCAGCTTGTCATCTGGCATGATGAGACCTTGGACCGCAATACCGATGGTTCCGGCCGGGTGGAGGATCATACACTAACTGAACTGAAAACTTACGATGCAGGATATACATTCACTCCAGACAACGGAGAAACATTTCCCTTCAGGGAAAAAGGTGTGCAGCTGTGTACATTAAGAGAGGCCCTGGAGGCGTGTCCAAGCCAGAGATTCAATATTGACTTAAAAAGCAAGGATCCAGCCATCGTTGACACATTCATTGAAGTGGTCCACTCAGTGCAGGCTACAAAGCGAATCGTTGCTGCTTCTTTTCACCTCTCAAATCTCAAATTACTGAGGAAGAAAGCTCCCGATATACTGACAAGTGTTACCACCTTTGAGGTGGTACCCCTCTTGGCACTCCAGAAGCTCCACTTGCTCTTTGGGAAGAAGCACTCCATTATTTTCCAGGTTCCCACCCGTCAGTGGGGCATCGAGGTAATCACTCCTTCTTTTATACAAACCATGCATAACAAGGGGAGCATCATTCAAGTCTGGACCATCAATGAAGAAGCTGAAATGAGGCGTCTCTACCAGATGGGTGTAGATTCTGTAATGACCGATAAACCAGCTTTAGCCATCAAAGTCGCTACAGAGCTGGGACTACGATAA